In Podospora pseudoanserina strain CBS 124.78 chromosome 5, whole genome shotgun sequence, a single window of DNA contains:
- a CDS encoding hypothetical protein (EggNog:ENOG503P602; COG:S), with the protein MEPLSAAVTVLEVAGAITSVISAATAFMRDIRGARQEIIAVKKELISLKGVLEILADDFHDADKIKLPDSVLERIVDVAADCQNVVNQIGGLLKEGSRLSWALSGKEEMESLREDLERHKATLSVTLDLVSVIIIKDIKDDTEHILQDTSAIKGNTAQIQTDIDRVLQGISQIQLQLNAPETGPRPSNYVLGRFLADLRTDAETILGDAEYLDDRTEQYHGYLHSQEGYNFKSPPEPTPAPITLSDTEGRRCLVPFRACRTWLEMSKAIEQLYGHLPQNDQVRAGNYEVFGPSGEIILPAFWESFVLPGWEVTLKLRQVKMANQSLKAEATIVDETKPQSEGSQKEGQSKKAGSTTRPDSGKEMLGRVLKPRTGTKDNKESDKEKDKRKEKHTEFNLIPVRGFFHQRKKEIRHASTKDKIAPPVSTKAQSPSQQAQSQPQEVTAEASELRQSYPQLQPEILQPVTAPTPTQAVFRQLQIARHSLPTPTLTPAPIISPLYYFWATPSHPASTLSAFHPQSSASHTNIPPTTTDDSQSSWATRAQSPASKSATSLTTKKSSDSSVEAKANEATSRPRDKNNAGAKNVKNTAAPTRLARDNVTPPSRPAGDNVAPPGSCESKKENNKPSRLLPSGGSRHGTKTSKPNSSRVEDK; encoded by the exons ATGGAGCCTCTGTCAGCGGCGGTAACTGTATTGGAGGTTGCTGGCGCAATTACATCCGTGATAAGCGCTGCCACGGCATTCATGCGAGATATTCGAGGGGCTCGACAAGAAATCATCGCCGTCAAGAAGGAACTAATATCACTCAAAGGTGTGCTTGAGATACTCGCGGATGACTTTCACGATGCCGATAAGATCAAGCTCCCAGACAGCGTGCTTGAGCGAATTGTCGATGTGGCCGCAGACTGCCAGAATGTCGTGAATCAGATTGGCGGGTTGTTGAAGGAAGGTTCGCGTCTCAGTTGGGCTCTGTCGGGAAAAGAGGAGATGGAAAGCTTGCGAGAAGATCTGGAAAGACACAAAGCCACCCTCAGTGTAACACTGGATTTGGTATCTGT catcatcatcaaagacatCAAAGACGACACAGAGCACATTCTCCAAGACACCTCGGCCATCAAAGGCAACACAGCACAGATACAAACAGACATCGACCGTGTTCTGCAGGGAATTTCTCAGATTCAACTCCAGTTGAATGCGCCGGAGACAGGGCCAAGACCATCAAATTATGTTCTCGGCCGGTTTCTCGCCGACCTGAGGACCGACGCGGAGACCATCCTTGGAGATGCAGAGTATCTTGATGACAGAACAGAACAGTATCATGGGTATCTGCACAGCCAGGAAGGATATAACTTCAAATCACCCCCAGAGCCAACACCCGCTCCCATCACCTTGAGCGACACAGAAGGGAGACGTTGTTTGGTCCCATTTCGTGCTTGCAGAACCTGGCTG GAAATGTCGAAGGCAATAGAACAATTGTATGGCCATCTTCCTCAGAATGACCAGGTCCGGGCTGGAAATTACGAAGTCTTCGGTCCTAGTGGAGAGATAATCCTGCCAGCATTTTGGGAAAGCTTCGTTTTACCAGGTTGGGAAGTGACGCTGAAGCTACGCCAAGTCAAGATGGCCAACCAGTCCCTCAAAGCAGAAGCGACAATTGTTGATGAAACTAAACCTCAGTCAGAAGGCTCCCAAAAAGAAGGGCAATCAAAAAAGGCTGGCTCAACGACAAGACCAGACAGCGGCAAAGAAATGCTTGGAAGGGTTCTCAAACCGCGGACAGGGACTAAAGACAACAAGGAAAgtgacaaggagaaggacaaaaggaaagaaaaacacaCGGAATTCAACCTAATCCCGGTGAGAGGCTTCTTTCATCAGCGGAAGAAGGAGATTAGACATGCTTCGACCAAAGACAAG ATTGCTCCGCCAGTGAGCACAAAGGCGCAGTCTCCCAGTCAACAGGCTCAGAGTCAGCCTCAAGAGGTGACAGCTGAGGCTTCCGAATTGCGCCAGAGCTACCCCCAATTGCAACCTGAAATACTGCAGCCAGTCACAGCTCCGACGCCTACTCAGGCGGTGTTTCGGCAGCTTCAGATTGCTCGCCATTCTCTGCCAACCCCCACTCTCACTCCAGCCCCAATCATTTCACCCCTCTACTACTTTTGGGCCACTCCATCGCATCCAGCTTCTACCCTCTCCGCCTTTCACCCACAAAGCTCTGCCTCCCACACTAACAttcctccaaccaccactgaCGACTCACAATCATCATGGGCCACCCGCGCCCAATCTCCTGCGAGCAAATCGGCGACCTCACTTACTACGAAGAAATCGAGCGATTCCAGCGTCGAAGCGAAAGCCAACGAGGCCACCTCGAGACCGAGAGACAAGAACAACGCCGGCGCGAAGAACGTGAAGAACACCGCCGCGCCCACCAGGCTCGCCAGGGACAACGTCACgccgcccagcag GCCCGCCGGGGACAACGTCGCGCCGCCAGGCAGCTGCgagagcaagaaggagaacAACAAGCCCAGTCGGCTCCTACCATCCGGAGGCTCCCGCCACGGCACCAAGACGTCGaagcccaacagcagcagagtCGAGGACAAGTGA
- a CDS encoding hypothetical protein (COG:S; EggNog:ENOG503PC1B): MGRYHCPLCGWQIYGSRPMSSSWNQEFRGLCRCSISNRTNLTGVGKQNSAASRSFFAPLNPTGRYDDPGYRFSEQDVVGTRFCEINNKFGFPVHNICWKLLEEAIYPSPVPIERLFDVLKSFVWPSLCVDGRLDWRWREISQSAECSSKDSFPWDITANASTANVPPFTSDPYFVDLHEILSERYGVYDVPLVPDNLLSGLVSGNDPFLSLPEELCSVIACYLPLRDALHARLASRSFWHLFDRQQFWRSQFMGLNSELSCLFELHRDPYQGARDWRLLYHRITDTSNDSDEDVWSGLRNRGQAWQKILTIVDILELCPTPNAAFTKRGHLALLKPRPDCTLRVGGSAAESLVGTVGPLQVGCFRKSVQSLAIPNETVRISASTIDVGSFTYISGLTIVSNSQTESAGHLGPKEKERSVTLNAADLRGLNVAVGLRGIHALQFADSAGLTPWLGDPHDAAKTTRLGSVSNISSLEVWSDAFRIVEIGIVKKQSSELSDTENISDLRIFGIWYPDIPPSQLNLNEECFFSAKALAEGFRPLFWTHFGGPGGVHLKSLLRIYWDQPAETITFAYENKGVPLSSQSFGRAPELEWDDDSSCFEPDTQSSTFVIDGPGGERITAVETCQKYRKTGRTWECTEGVLTGFEVFTNQGRSHLFQGVVDAYPEDWRVETKRLEVPPGSVVTGLYGFSVRNLGYGLAALGIITELEA; encoded by the exons ATGGGTCGATACCATTGTCCGCTCTGCGGATGGCAAATATATGGGTCAAGGCCAATGTCCTCATCATGGAATCAAGAATTTCGTGGCC TCTGCCGCTGTTCAATCAGCAACCGAACTAACCTCACGGGTGTGGGAAAACAGAATAGTGCTGCCTCTCGTTCCTTCTTCGCCCCACTAAACCCAACTGGGCGATACGACGACCCTGGCTACAGGTTTTCAGAGCAAGACGTCGTTGGAACCCGTTTTTGTGAAATCAACAACAAATTCGGATTCCCTGTACACAACATCTGTTGGAAGTTACTCGAGGAGGCCATATACCCCAGCCCGGTGCCAATTGAAAGGTTGTTCGATGTCTTAAAATCTTTCGTATGGCCGTCGTTGTGCGTCGATGGGCGGCTTGATTGGCGCTGGAGAGAAATCTCGCAGTCAGCAGAGTGTTCATCGAAAGACTCATTCCCTTGGGATATCACCGCCAACGCGAGCACCGCTAATGTGCCGCCATTCACATCGGATCCGTATTTCGTCGACCTCCACGAGATACTGAGTGAGCGGTACGGAGTCTACGATGTTCCTCTTGTCCCCGATAACTTGTTATCCGGCCTAGTGTCAGGAAACGatcccttcctctccctcccggAGGAGCTTTGCTCTGTTATTGCCTGCTATTTACCACTCCGTGACGCCCTCCATGCCCGTTTGGCATCGCGATCCTTTTGGCATCTTTTTGATCGTCAACAGTTTTGGCGTTCTCAATTTATGGGTTTAAATTCTGAACTTTCATGCCTGTTTGAACTTCATCGAGATCCATATCAAGGGGCCCGTGATTGGCGATTACTCTACCACCGGATTACCGACACCAGCAACGACTCGGATGAGGATGTCTGGAGCGGCCTTCGCAACAGAGGGCAAGCCTGGCAGAAGATATTGACTATTGTTGACATCCTGGAACTCTGTCCAACTCCAAACGCCGCGTTTACGAAGAGGGGTCATTTGGCACTCTTGAAGCCCCGGCCAGACTGTACTCTACGAGTCGGGGGGAGTGCCGCAGAGTCCCTAGTCGGCACGGTGGGTCCGCTGCAAGTGGGATGTTTCCGAAAATCCGTACAATCTCTTGCTATCCCCAACGAGACAGTCCGAATATCTGCTTCAACCATAGATGTGGGATCCTTTACGTACATCTCCGGCTTGACCATTGTGTCGAATTCGCAGACAGAAAGCGCTGGCCACCTGGGTCCCAAGGAAAAGGAGCGATCCGTCACCTTAAACGCTGCTGATCTACGGGGCCTCAACGTTGCGGTTGGTTTGAGAGGTATCCACGCTTTGCAGTTTGCGGATTCGGCAGGACTGACCCCTTGGCTGGGCGATCCTCATGATGCTGCAAAAACAACGAGGCTTGGGAGTGTATCAAATATTTCATCACTGGAAGTCTGGTCCGAT GCATTCAGAATCGTCGAGATTGGTATCGTGAAGAAGCAAAGTTCCGAGCTCAGCGACACAGAAAATATCTCAGACTTGAGGATTTTCGGAATATGGTATCCCGATATTCCCCCTTCTCAACTCAACCTGAATGAAGAGTGCTTCTTCTCTGCGAAAGCATTGGCGGAGGGATTCAGACCACTGTTCTGGACCCATTTCGGCGGCCCAGGCGGTGTACATCTGAAAAGCCTACTGAGAATATATTGGGATCAGCCGGCCGAAACCATCACTTTTGCTTATGAAAACAAGGGGGTTCCATTGAGCTCTCAGAGCTTCGGTCGGGCACCAGAACTTGAATGGGACGACGACTCATCGTGTTTTGAGCCTGACACTCAGTCGAGCACGTTTGTAATCGATGGACCTGGGGGAGAAAGAATTACCGCTGTCGAGACTTGCCAGAAGTACCGGAAGACTGGCAGAACATGGGAGTGTACAGAAGGCGTCCTAACTGGATTCGAG GTTTTCACCAACCAGGGCCGATCCCACCTGTTCCAGGGGGTTGTAGACGCCTATCCGGAGGACTGGAGAGTTGAGACGAAGCGACTTGAAGTGCCTCCAGGGAGTGTAGTTACAGGGCTATACGGGTTTTCTGTTCGGAATTTGGGATATGGACTTGCAGCACTGGGGATTATCACCGAGTTGGAGGCTTGA
- a CDS encoding hypothetical protein (COG:C; COG:H; EggNog:ENOG503NXHH): protein MVQIETDVFIVGAGPAGASLACFLTNYGVTGLIISKASSTVRTPRSHYTNNATFECLRDIGLEEECRQLATPRELLMYSRICTTMGGEELSRTYNCGTDPNRYGEFKQASPCEQADLPQSVLEPILLRVATQNGFHLRWDCQFVSFHQDETTSKVHSVIQDVLTNQKITVISKFLCGADGARSVVARELQLPFNDTPGGGLALNVFVDADLNHLLTPHSPGLIHILLHPTRPQPDFCSLAIARFVKPFTQWVFVMLARPNITAITATPSEILSHVHDLIGDPSVKVTLKRLSTWKINETYAERYTTPGKNNIFCLGDAVHRHPPFNGLGSNTSIQDAYNLAWKIGFVHQSLASLSLLDSYTAERQPIGKAIVKRANDTGRMHAKLFSLLGVPNPDTADKLQILSRLGDDKAQGEEQRLAFQILVEGLDVERHGFGMEMNQLYQSDALYPDDETGPPPTNTGPPEHADLYYRESTYPGSRLPHAWLRAPAAGSKEPMISTHDLAGKGKYTLFTGIGGKKGWVEAAGMVKGLLGVEVVVHSIGWREDYRDVFFDWGRKRGVGERGAVLVRRDRVVAWRCDNVGGGDGWGERLTRVMARILGR, encoded by the exons ATGGTGCAGATTGAAACCGATGTTTTCATTGTGGGCGCCGGCCCAGCAGGAGCAAGCCTTGCATGCTTCTTGACCAACTACG GGGTGACGGGATTGATCATAAGCAAGGCGTCGTCGACTGTGAGGACGCCCCGGTCACACTACACAAACAATGCAACCTTTG AATGCCTTCGCGATATTGGACTCGAGGAGGAATGTCGTCAACTTGCAACTCCCAGGGAACTGTTGATGTACTCGAGAATTTGCACCACcatggggggagaggaacTCTCTCGGACGTACAACTGCGGGACAGATCCGAACAGATAT GGAGAGTTCAAACAGGCGAGTCCATGCGAACAGGCTGATCTCCCTCAGTCAGTGCTAGAGCCCATCCTTCTCCGCGTAGCAACACAAAACGGCTTCCACCTCCGCTGGGACTGCCAATTTGTCTCATTCCATCAAGACGAAACAACCTCCAAAGTCCACTCCGTAATCCAAGACGTCCTAACCAACCAGAAAATCACCGTCATCTCCAAGTTTCTCTGTGGTGCCGACGGGGCACGTAGCGTGGTAGCCCGCGAGCTCCAACTCCCCTTCAACGACACCCCCGGCGGCGGTCTCGCCCTCAACGTCTTTGTCGACGCagacctcaaccacctcctcaccccccactCCCCAGGCCTCATCCAcattctcctccaccccaccagACCCCAACCAGACTTCtgctccctcgccatcgcccGCTTCGTCAAACCCTTCACCCAATGGGTCTTCGTCATGCTCGCCAGAccaaacatcaccgccatcaccgccaccccATCCGAAATCCTCTCCCACGTCCACGACCTCATCGGCGACCCCTCCGTCAAAGTCACCCTCAAACGCCTCTCCACCTGGAAAATCAACGAGACCTACGCCGAAAgatacaccacccccggcaAAAACAATATCTTCTGCCTAGGCGACGCCgtccaccgccacccccccttcaacGGCCTAGGCTCCAACACGAGCATTCAAGACGCGTACAACCTCGCGTGGAAAATCGGTTTCGTACACCAATCCCTtgcttccctttcccttttggATTCCTACACCGCGGAGCGACAGCCTATCGGTAAAGCAATCGTCAAACGCGCCAACGACACAGGTCGTATGCACGCCAAACTGTTTTCACTTCTCGGTGTCCCTAACCCGGACACAGCCGACAAATTGCAGATCCTATCCCGTCTGGGTGATGACAAAGCCCAAGGCGAGGAACAACGTCTCGCATTCCAGATTTTGGTCGAGGGGTTGGACGTGGAAAGACACGGTTTCGGGATGGAGATGAACCAGCTCTACCAGTCTGATGCTTTGTACCCCGATGATGAGACTGGCCCCCCTCCGACCAACACAGGACCTCCCGAACACGCCGATCTTTACTATCGCGAGAGTACCTACCCCGGCTCGAGGCTTCCACACGCCTGGTTGAGAGCTCCAGCAGCGGGGTCGAAGGAACCGATGATTTCGACGCATGATTTagctgggaaggggaagtaTACCCTCTTTACTGGGATTGGTGGCAAGAAGGGATGGGTAGAggcggcggggatggtgaaggggttgttgggggttgaggtggtggttcacAGTattgggtggagggaggacTACCGAGATGTGTTTTTTGACTGGGGTAGGAAGAGGGGCGTCGGGGAAAGGGGTGCTGTTTTGGTGAGGCGTGATCGGGTGGTTGCTTGGAGATGTGATaatgttgggggtggtgatggctggggTGAGAGGCTGACGCGGGTTATGGCGCGGATTTTGGGGCGCTGA
- a CDS encoding hypothetical protein (COG:S; EggNog:ENOG503NWHF): MTSNARLAQLSHTILEKTKIVTDHLASHNLTAPSWDVDGAVEFPIPESASEAYTARVDLIAATKELHDLTLGPKQGLSWLSWDISPIWEFRVPEFVPLTGSISFEDLTAKVVAANGFKIGVMNLRRLIRHAMLNHIFIEPRKGFVAHTSASRMLLEDEPMAN, encoded by the exons ATGACGTCCAACGCTCGACTTGCCCAACTTTCACACACCATCCTGGAAAAGACCAAGATCGTAACGGACCATTTAGCCTCCCACAATCTCACAGCACCATCGTGGGACGTTGACGGCGCAGTCGAGTTTCCCATCCCAGAGTCCGCCAGCGAGGCATACACGGCAAGGGTAGACCTAATCGCAGCCACCAAGGAGCTCCACGACCTTACCCTCGGTCCCAAACAGGGCCTTTCATGGCTGTCATGGGATATAAGCC cAATCTGGGAATTCCGCGTCCCCGAATTTGTCCCCCTCACCGGCTCCATCTCCTTCGAAGACCTAACCGCCAAAGTCGTCGCCGCCAACGGCTTCAAAATCGGCGTCATGAACCTCCGGCGCTTGATCCGCCACGCGATGCTAAACCACATCTTCATCGAGCCGAGAAAAGGTTTCGTCGCTCACACGAGCGCGTCGAGGATGTTGCTAGAGGATGAACCGATGGCTAACTAG
- a CDS encoding hypothetical protein (COG:H; EggNog:ENOG503NYYT), whose product MSQLLTRFLEKALSGASPGPGVCQVQLHEIRHHQHRKEPPTQYHGQFDIVLSTNCIHATSNLRRSLTHIDKLLRPHGFVSLVESTSRMFWFDLVFGPLEGWWLFDDGRPYVLASPEFWERSMRSSGFQHVSWTGGTTKESEIVRVITGFKQPVDNPALYRSMPQETTGEVETLVFTHVTDKNLPLRADIDHPTLQQAAAQKDWTP is encoded by the exons ATGTCACAGCTGCTCACGCGCTTTCTTGAAAAGGCTCTGAGCGGCGCCTCACCCGGCCCAGGTG TTTGCCAAGTACAACTGCATGAGATacgccaccatcaacatcgaAAGGAGCCCCCGACTCAGTACCACGGCCAGTTCGACATtgtcctctccaccaactgCATCCACGCCACCTCCAACCTGCGCCGCTCTCTCACCCACATCGACAAGCTTCTCCGACCCCACGGCTTCGTCTCGCTTGTCGAGTCCACAAGCCGCATGTTCTGGTTCGACCTGGTGTTTGGCCCCCTCGAAGGCTGGTGGCTCTTCGACGACGGCAGACCCTATGTCCTCGCCAGCCCCGAGTTCTGGGAAAGGTCCATGCGCTCAAGCGGCTTCCAACACGTTTCCTGGACAGGCGGCACAACCAAAGAGTCCGAGATCGTCCGCGTTATCACCGGTTTCAAGCAACCAGTCGACAACCCCGCCCTTTACCGCAGCATGCCACAAGAAACCACCGGCGAAGTCGAAACTCTTGTCTTCACCCACGTGACAGACAAgaacctccccctccgcgcAGACATCGACCACCCAACCCTACAACAAGCCGCCGCCCAAAAAGACTGGACT CCCTGA
- a CDS encoding hypothetical protein (COG:H; EggNog:ENOG503NYYT) — MLSRKDIRPRQIPHLLSHGLLPILVDYRLCPETTLLTGPLPDILTAHTWARTSLPTLKLLKSSITISPTHTAAIGYSTGGLLAMSLSWTSPHPPSAILSFYSPTNYQSPFWQTPNIPSHSHPYTTTPFNLLDCVQPNPITSYNIPPNLLAAGGWMTPSDARSRLILHMNWRAQTLPVLFRGLPRAGTPHPESYTSMPQPAEEEIIKASPYAQVIRGNYKSPTHIVFGTKDDLIPWHQAEETVKAMREHGVDVGFTLGEGEPHLFDMYRDPDGKRWGFLLERVGRL; from the exons ATGCTCTCCCGTAAAGACATCCGGCCCCGCcaaatcccccacctcctctcccacggCCTTCTCCCAATCTTAGTCGACTACCGCCTCTGCCCCgaaacaaccctcctcaccggccccctccccgacaTCCTCACCGCCCACACCTGGGCCCgtacctccctccccaccctcaaaCTTCTCAAATCCTCCATAACCATCAGCCCAACCCACACAGCAGCAATAGGCTACTCAACCGGCGGCCTCCTAGCCATGTCCCTGTCCTggacctccccccaccccccctccgcaaTCCTCTCATTCTACTCCCCAACAAACTACCAATCCCCCTTCTGGCAAACCCCCAacatcccctcccactcccatccatataccaccacccccttcaacctcctcgactGCGTCCAACCAAACCCAATAACCTCCTacaacatcccccccaatCTCCTAGCAGCAGGAGGGTGGATGACCCCCTCCGACGCGCGCAGCCGTCTAATCCTTCACATGAACTGGCGCGCCCAAACCCTGCCCGTCTTATTCCGCGGTCTACCCCGCGCCGGAACCCCCCACCCAGAGAGCTACACCTCCATGCCGCAGCCTGCAGAAGAGGAAATAATCAAAGCGAGCCCCTACGCGCAGGTTATAAGGGGTAACTACAAGTCCCCTACGCATATCGTTTTCGGGACAAAGGACGATCTGATACCCTGGCATCAGGCCGAGGAGACGGTCAAGGCAATGAGGGAGCacggggtggatgtgggCTTCacgctgggggagggggagccgCACTTGTTTGACATGTACAGAGACCCGGATGGCAAGAGGTGGGG GTTTCTGTTGGAAcgggtggggaggttgtga
- a CDS encoding hypothetical protein (EggNog:ENOG503NWDE; COG:K) — MSSNYPPPPSNNTTDAQVPTNDTSAPSQPVAHNDSDDLATQPQPHPQYAADAAVSAVAHHSLQALQDSVAGPPPPTTPLALAQPASSPASHYVPHPDGLPYHPPARLPPGQPPVPQGGSATPPGAASKVTRLRRACDMCSQRKVKCDETQPCRPCRDLGVDCTFNRTMKRRGPPNKHAEAAKAAKQPRLEPNLSPGPHNAAETLISIAGLHGAQPVWSAELIAPFEVLVPLVDDFFRYIHPLAPFPHEPTFRSSFMRREDRTSREFLALLASMIGCLVASFPRAARLHLKHHPNGLAMFPKAINFIERCRVVATEARGSAFPYKDDITVYDAATSYFLGLAAGYTMQWKVCRRFMSQTMDFIREMGYHKPRETGSHMFGVTYRGPSFNHVEDQLGKRIFWCMFVGVRSMVQIGAPHSEIIFPPPTPAEPYPEFPAEVDDQYILPHQILVQPEGVVSLMTGFIQGIKIYMTMNGLVSIELSYGISSLGFHDQRSMLDDCLGAVKQVMDHLPPELTINLGQPTNDGSSLSGMDLPNATNYYDTGNTYVYLPPDYLPVQTQASSQDTETRRLQYEIQKANIYASQLATRSYYVERYLNLRDNHREQARVQAAQAAQAQAYAAENAVNGNGTDGALGSDAVSKSVAAAALHAAAQQQDPIDAQMFAERELIVQNLLTVLTSITQRNMEPNGSSLINKIRQVASTLLNCAPDRKGPVAQKAEEPLSKFVDILMRLERAAPTINPQHAHNLHFDHFGQLSGMLPPPLLEDEEQELRNWADLKEQQIRFLQGGGFVSMI, encoded by the exons ATGTCATCCAactatccaccaccgccctccaacaacaccaccgacgccCAGGTCCCCACCAACGACACGTCTGCACCATCACAACCTGTTGCCCACAACGACTCCGACGACCTCGCGACCCAGCctcaaccacatccccaatATGCCGCCGATGCTGCTGTCTCTGCTGTTGCCCATCACAGCTTACAGGCCCTTCAAGATTCCGTCGCAGGgcccccgccgccaaccacccccttaGCCCTCGCACAACCCGCATCTTCGCCAGCCTCACATTATGTACCGCATCCTGATGGCTTGCCATACCATCCACCGGCCCGGCTCCCACCAGGTCAGCCACCAGTACCCCAGGGCGGTTCTGCAACCCCTCCAGGCGCCGCCTCGAAGGTTACCCGCTTGCGCCGAGCCTGTGACATGTGTAGTCAGCGCAAGGTTAAG TGCGATGAGACGCAGCCATGCCGCCCATGTCGCGACCTTGGTGTCGACTGCACCTTCAACCGCACCATGAAACGCCGAGGGCCACCAAACAAACACGCCGAAGCTGCCAAAGCCGCAAAGCAGCCCCGCCTCGAGCCGAATCTGAGCCCAGGACCGCACAATGCCGCCGAGACTCTGATATCCATTGCTGGGCTCCATGGTGCGCAGCCTGTGTGGTCCGCTGAGCTCATAGCCCCATTTGAGGTGCTGGTCCCTCTTGTGGACGATTTCTTCAGGTATATACACCCGCTAGCGCCTTTCCCTCACGAGCCCACGTTTCGAAGCTCCTTCATGAGACGCGAGGACAGGACAAGCCGAGAGTTCCTCGCCCTGCTGGCCAGCATGATTGGGTGTCTAGTGGCCTCGTTCCCACGTGCTGCTCGACTGCATCTCAAACACCATCCTAACGGGTTGGCCATGTTTCCCAAAGCCATCAACTTCATCGAAAGATGTCGTGTCGTCGCAACCGAAGCTCGTGGTTCGGCCTTTCCTTACAAGGATGATATCACCGTCTATGATGCTGCGACTAGCTATTTTCTCGGTCTGGCAGCGGGGTACACCATGCAATGGAAAGTCTGCCGGCGGTTCATGAGCCAAACCATGGACTTTATCCGCGAGATGGGTTATCACAAGCCGCGAGAAACGGGGTCGCACATGTTTGGGGTTACCTATCGAGGGCCATCGTTCAACCACGTTGAAGACCAGCTGGGCAAGCGCATCTTTTGGTGCATGTTTGTCGGTGTCAGATCCATGGTACAGATCGGCGCGCCTCATAGTGAAATCATCTTTCCACCACCTACCCCGGCCGAACCATATCCCGAGTTCCCTGCCGAGGTCGACGATCAATACATTCTTCCACATCAAATCCTTGTACAACCGGAAGGCGTCGTGTCCCTAATGACGGGCTTCATCCAGGGCATCAAAATTTACATGACCATGAACGGTCTGGTCAGCATTGAACTTTCTTACGGGATATCCTCGCTGGGCTTTCATGATCAAAGGTCGATGCTGGATGACTGTCTGGGGGCTGTCAAGCAGGTCATGGATCACTTACCGCCAGAGCTGACCatcaatcttggccagccTACGAACGACGGGAGCAGCCTATCCGGCATGGATTTGCCGAATGCTACAAACTACTACGACACAGGAAATACTTATGTCTACCTACCACCCGACTATCTTCCCGTCCAGACACAGGCGAGTTCGCAAGATACCGAGACGAGGCGTTTGCAGTACGAGATTCAGAAAGCGAATATATATGCCTCTCAGCTGGCGACGCGTTCCTACTATGTTGAGCGCTACCTCAACCTCCGCGACAATCACCGCGAACAAGCACGAGTCCAAGCTGCTCAAGCCGCACAGGCACAGGCATATGCTGCCGAGAACGCTGTCAATGGTAACGGAACTGATGGTGCTCTGGGGTCAGATGCAGTCTCTAAGTCggtcgccgccgccgccctccacGCAGCTGCTCAGCAGCAGGATCCCATTGATGCACAGATGTTTGCTGAGCGGGAGCTAATCGTGCAGAACCTGCTGACGGTCCTCACTTCCATCACACAACGTAACATGGAGCCCAACGGAAGCAgtctcatcaacaagattCGCCAAGTCGCATCAACTCTGCTGAACTGCGCCCCGGATCGGAAGGGTCCTGTTGCGCAAAAGGCTGAGGAGCCACTAAGCAAGTTTGTGGATATCTTGATGAGATTGGAGAGGGCTGCGCCGACAATCAACCCGCAACACGCACATAATCTGCATTTTGATCACTTTGGCCAGCTGAGTGGGATGTTACCGCCTCCTTTgttggaagatgaagagcaGGAGTTGAGGAATTGGGCTGATTTGAAGGAGCAACAGATACGATTCCTCCAGGGTGGCGGATTTGTGAGCATGATTTGA
- a CDS encoding hypothetical protein (EggNog:ENOG503P5YD; COG:S) gives MLSIRAVICTLTCLLFSGLALAQATPRAPGLTFLYSLNCTLGASLPVGAGPNGNRVVIPITGGSFKGPRLSGKVLPLGADWGLIDSKNTFSADTRYQLQTDDNAHIFISTSGPAQSDGFIHLRIKFETGSSKYYWLNNVIAVGILTSGNGYVAIDAWQLTSPTKA, from the exons ATGCTGTCCATCCGCGCCGTCATTTGCACCCTTACCTGCCTCCTGTTCTCAGGCTTGGCACTGGCACAAGCAACACCTCGGGCACCAGGCCTGACATTCCTCTACTCCCTCAACTGCACATTGGGTGCCTCTCTTCCTGTAGGAGCTGGTCCCAACGGCAACCGTGTGGTGATCCCCATCACCGGTGGATCCTTCAAGGGGCCTCGCTTGTCCG GCAAAGTCCTTCCCCTCGGTGCTGACTGGGGCCTGATCGACTCCAAGAACACCTTCTCGGCCGACACACGCTACCAGCTTCAGACTGATGACAATGCCCACATCTTCATCAGCACAAGCGGTCCGGCGCAGTCCGATGGCTTCATCCACCTCCGCATCAAGTTTGAGACGGGCAGCTCCAAGTATTACTGGCTGAACAACGTAATTGCAGTCGGGATTCTGACATCAGGGAATGGGTACGTCGCTATTGATGCTTGGCAGTTGACGTCGCCGACCAAGGCTTGA